The following proteins are co-located in the Spirosoma montaniterrae genome:
- the rplW gene encoding 50S ribosomal protein L23, whose product MNVLKRPIVTEKMTDLNKQGKYAFEVELKANKLEIAKAVEQMYSVNVASVHTMRVYGKNRSKNINGRVVMGKTPTIKKAIVTVAEGEIIDIYADL is encoded by the coding sequence ATGAACGTACTGAAACGACCAATCGTCACTGAAAAGATGACGGACCTGAACAAGCAGGGGAAGTATGCTTTTGAGGTCGAACTGAAAGCGAACAAGCTGGAGATTGCCAAGGCAGTCGAGCAGATGTACAGCGTTAACGTAGCATCGGTTCATACGATGCGGGTGTACGGCAAAAACCGAAGCAAGAACATCAACGGACGCGTTGTGATGGGCAAGACCCCAACCATTAAGAAAGCAATCGTGACGGTTGCAGAAGGCGAAATCATTGACATTTACGCGGACCTGTAA
- a CDS encoding choice-of-anchor I family protein, giving the protein MRKLLLYLFLSLPLLSFGQLTPGSLAFTGFNADGADNLNFVVLDAISANTTIYFRDDEWQNPGFNTGESIIVWNSGGAVIPAGTVVAFSNINPSPASPIVVSVGSATITGNRGISNENDAVFAYLGTNADTPTTFLGAISNNGVVANTFGTLAGTGLAVGVTALSLTGEIAVGIYNGPRTGISRACYPSVLNNAVNWQVQPNSGGDQSIDGIAPDLPFSTTAFTFGSTCPLPTVALSTATQSVGEASGTIAVTLAVTSPGSATGSVQLALGSGSAQNGSDFLLIGAPVTVAIPAGATSVVYRIAVVNDGMAEADEYLTLRLQNAMGVQIGSVSSQLVFILDNDNPAPSPSSTLNLQLLTSYRNPTAGSSEIVAYEKTSKRLFIANSVANRIDIVNFANPSAPVALTSINVSALGGSINSVATRDGLVAAAIENTNKVLPGKVVFFDPNGQILKEVTTGVLPDMVAFSPDGRYVLTADEGEPNDDYSIDPEGTITIIDLMGGVASLTQSNVTTVRFTAFDDQKVFLRSIGVRLYGRKGNVNNGSTVSEDLEPEYVTFSTDSRTAYVTLQENNAVAVVDLVAKRVTAIKPLGLKNHNTDANALDPTDQGGIPALQKLPVFGVYQPDAIATFTSGGQSYLITANEGDAREYAALTEVVRVGAASYVLDPTVFPNAAELKNNLLLGRLNVTNQSGDTDGDGDFDQIHAYGSRSFTIWNTNGNLVWDSGDQLERITRAQVPLLFNVNNSDGNPAPKNRSDDKGPEPEGVTTANINGRVYAFVALERIGGVMVYDVTTPTAPQFVTYTVNRTAPTASPNTDDRGAEGIIYIPANDSPNGNGLVLLANETSNSLSIYQINSSVSSLSLAQPMYDCNTGQITFNPVGGDGSPITFIAPGISRTSPTSLTGIVEAGLRNDPKPISITAIQSGRSVSVTFDISAFCAQQLNTTDLVLLPPTYDCATGAITFVTAGGNGSPITFAAPGVRRMSAMSPNGVIEPELRNDPRPLIIQATQGNRTVSTTFDFAAFCVSRARKAAADTEKTFVVTVQGNPTLADQVQVIVRGAEGQRLRLTVRDVQGRVVSDQTVEQADAVERQTVGLGRTSGLYLLQAQTGTLTKTVKVVRQ; this is encoded by the coding sequence ATGAGAAAACTTCTTCTGTATCTATTCCTCAGCCTGCCACTACTATCCTTTGGCCAGCTAACGCCGGGCAGCCTTGCGTTTACCGGCTTTAACGCCGACGGTGCCGACAACCTGAACTTTGTAGTGCTGGATGCCATTTCAGCCAACACAACCATTTATTTCCGGGACGATGAGTGGCAGAATCCCGGCTTCAACACGGGCGAAAGCATCATTGTCTGGAATTCGGGTGGAGCGGTTATCCCAGCCGGTACGGTGGTAGCGTTCTCGAACATCAACCCAAGCCCGGCATCGCCCATCGTCGTCAGCGTTGGCTCGGCCACCATCACGGGCAACCGGGGTATCTCGAACGAAAACGACGCTGTATTCGCTTATCTCGGCACCAATGCCGACACGCCGACTACCTTTCTGGGTGCTATTTCTAACAACGGCGTTGTCGCCAATACGTTCGGAACGCTGGCCGGAACGGGTCTGGCAGTGGGCGTTACGGCTCTTTCGCTGACTGGCGAGATTGCCGTGGGTATCTACAACGGCCCCCGCACAGGCATCAGCCGGGCCTGCTATCCGTCGGTTCTCAACAATGCGGTCAACTGGCAGGTACAGCCCAACAGCGGTGGCGACCAATCAATTGATGGCATTGCGCCCGACCTGCCTTTCAGCACAACTGCCTTTACGTTTGGTTCAACCTGCCCCCTGCCAACAGTGGCGTTGAGTACAGCCACTCAGAGCGTAGGCGAAGCCAGCGGCACCATTGCCGTTACACTGGCAGTAACCAGCCCCGGCAGTGCGACCGGCTCAGTGCAATTAGCGTTGGGATCGGGGTCGGCGCAGAACGGCAGCGATTTTCTACTGATCGGTGCGCCGGTTACGGTAGCAATTCCGGCAGGTGCTACGTCGGTGGTGTATCGCATTGCAGTAGTAAACGACGGCATGGCCGAAGCTGACGAATACCTGACGCTGCGGCTACAAAACGCAATGGGGGTGCAGATTGGCTCGGTCAGTTCGCAGTTGGTGTTTATTCTCGACAACGATAATCCGGCCCCATCGCCCAGCTCGACGCTGAACCTGCAATTGCTCACCAGTTACCGGAACCCAACGGCTGGTTCGTCGGAGATTGTGGCGTATGAAAAAACCAGCAAACGGTTATTCATCGCCAACTCTGTTGCCAACCGCATCGACATTGTCAACTTCGCGAACCCGTCGGCTCCGGTAGCGTTGACGTCGATCAATGTATCGGCATTGGGCGGAAGCATCAACAGCGTTGCCACCCGCGATGGGCTGGTTGCTGCTGCTATCGAGAACACGAATAAAGTGCTGCCGGGGAAAGTAGTCTTTTTTGACCCGAACGGTCAGATTTTGAAGGAAGTGACGACGGGGGTATTACCCGACATGGTAGCGTTCTCGCCCGATGGCCGCTACGTATTGACCGCTGACGAAGGCGAACCGAACGACGACTACAGCATTGACCCAGAAGGCACAATAACAATTATCGATCTGATGGGTGGTGTTGCATCGCTGACGCAGAGCAATGTGACAACAGTGCGCTTCACGGCCTTCGACGATCAGAAGGTTTTTTTACGTAGCATAGGTGTTCGGCTCTATGGCCGCAAAGGCAACGTAAATAACGGTAGCACCGTATCGGAAGACCTTGAGCCAGAATACGTAACCTTCTCGACCGACTCACGCACGGCCTACGTTACTCTTCAGGAAAATAACGCCGTGGCGGTTGTCGATCTGGTTGCTAAACGCGTAACGGCGATTAAGCCCCTCGGCCTCAAAAACCACAACACCGACGCCAACGCCCTCGACCCCACCGATCAGGGCGGTATTCCGGCTCTGCAAAAGCTACCGGTTTTCGGAGTCTATCAACCCGACGCCATCGCTACGTTTACGTCGGGCGGACAATCGTACCTGATTACGGCCAACGAAGGAGACGCCCGCGAGTATGCCGCGCTGACGGAGGTAGTACGCGTCGGCGCAGCCAGTTACGTACTTGATCCAACGGTATTCCCGAATGCGGCTGAGTTAAAGAACAACCTATTGCTGGGTCGGCTCAACGTTACCAACCAGTCGGGCGATACAGATGGCGATGGCGACTTCGACCAGATTCATGCTTACGGTTCGCGTTCGTTCACGATTTGGAACACGAATGGTAATTTAGTCTGGGACAGTGGCGATCAGCTCGAACGCATTACGCGGGCGCAGGTGCCACTGCTGTTCAACGTCAACAATAGCGATGGCAACCCGGCCCCAAAGAACCGCAGCGACGACAAAGGCCCCGAACCCGAAGGCGTAACCACCGCCAACATCAACGGACGCGTGTATGCATTTGTGGCCCTGGAACGCATCGGGGGTGTAATGGTATATGACGTAACCACGCCGACTGCTCCGCAATTTGTGACGTACACGGTGAACCGCACAGCCCCCACAGCGTCACCCAATACCGACGACCGGGGTGCCGAGGGCATCATCTATATCCCGGCCAACGATAGCCCAAACGGTAACGGTCTGGTGTTGCTCGCTAACGAAACCAGCAACTCGCTTTCTATTTACCAGATCAATTCGTCGGTCAGCAGCCTGTCGCTGGCTCAGCCGATGTATGATTGTAACACGGGTCAGATTACGTTTAACCCGGTTGGGGGCGATGGTTCACCCATTACGTTTATCGCGCCGGGCATCAGCCGAACATCGCCAACGAGCCTGACCGGAATTGTTGAGGCTGGTCTTCGCAACGATCCAAAACCAATCAGCATCACGGCCATTCAGAGTGGCCGGAGCGTAAGCGTTACGTTCGATATCAGCGCGTTTTGCGCCCAGCAACTCAACACTACCGACTTAGTGCTGCTGCCGCCTACTTACGACTGCGCAACCGGAGCCATCACGTTTGTAACAGCCGGGGGCAACGGTTCGCCCATTACGTTCGCTGCGCCCGGCGTTCGGCGGATGTCGGCCATGAGTCCTAACGGCGTCATAGAACCTGAACTCCGAAACGACCCACGCCCGCTGATTATTCAGGCAACGCAAGGGAATCGCACGGTTAGTACGACGTTCGATTTCGCGGCCTTCTGCGTGAGTCGTGCGCGTAAGGCGGCTGCCGACACTGAAAAAACCTTTGTCGTAACGGTACAAGGCAATCCAACGCTGGCCGATCAGGTGCAGGTAATCGTGCGCGGTGCCGAAGGGCAACGGCTGCGGCTGACCGTGCGCGACGTACAAGGGCGCGTAGTGAGCGACCAGACCGTTGAACAGGCCGATGCCGTTGAGCGGCAAACAGTTGGTTTAGGACGCACGTCGGGGTTGTATCTGCTACAGGCTCAGACCGGCACACTGACGAAAACGGTAAAAGTGGTTCGTCAATAA
- the rplD gene encoding 50S ribosomal protein L4 gives MDVIVYNSKGEDTGKKVTLPEEVFGIQPNQHAIYLDVKQYLANQRQGTHKAKERAEVSRSTRKLKKQKGTGGARAGSAKSPVFVGGGTIFGPRPRDYSFKLNKKVKALARKSAFAVKAQAEKISVIDNLTLEAPRTKDYIQFLNALNVAGRKTLLILPDVNMNVVLSSRNVQKTKVTTASQVNTYDLMNADQLLISEEALSTIQTQFAQ, from the coding sequence ATGGATGTAATCGTATATAACAGCAAAGGCGAAGACACCGGTAAGAAGGTTACGCTGCCAGAAGAAGTGTTCGGGATTCAGCCCAACCAACACGCGATTTATCTCGACGTGAAACAATACCTGGCCAATCAGCGTCAGGGTACGCACAAAGCAAAAGAACGGGCCGAAGTATCACGCTCGACCCGCAAGCTGAAAAAGCAGAAAGGTACGGGCGGTGCCCGCGCCGGTAGTGCCAAGTCGCCCGTTTTTGTGGGTGGTGGCACGATTTTCGGCCCTCGCCCCCGCGACTACAGCTTCAAGCTGAACAAAAAAGTGAAGGCACTGGCCCGCAAATCGGCATTTGCTGTGAAAGCGCAGGCCGAGAAAATTTCGGTGATCGACAACCTCACGCTCGAAGCACCCCGCACGAAAGACTATATCCAGTTCCTGAACGCGCTGAACGTAGCCGGTCGTAAGACCCTGCTGATTCTGCCCGACGTGAACATGAACGTAGTACTGTCGAGCCGGAATGTGCAGAAAACGAAGGTAACGACGGCGTCGCAGGTAAATACCTACGATCTGATGAACGCCGACCAACTGCTCATCAGCGAAGAGGCTCTGTCAACCATTCAAACGCAGTTTGCTCAATAA
- a CDS encoding large ribosomal subunit protein uL3 → MSGLIGKKIGMTSVYNADGQALACTVIETGPCVVTQVRSVEKDGYTAVQLGFGEKKEKHTNKPEMGHFKKAGTTPSVNSLNSKNSSAS, encoded by the coding sequence ATGTCTGGTTTAATTGGCAAAAAAATCGGGATGACCAGTGTGTACAATGCGGACGGGCAGGCTCTGGCATGTACAGTCATTGAAACGGGTCCCTGTGTCGTAACTCAAGTTCGTAGCGTCGAGAAAGATGGCTACACGGCTGTGCAACTGGGTTTCGGCGAGAAGAAAGAAAAGCACACCAACAAGCCGGAGATGGGCCACTTCAAAAAGGCTGGCACCACCCCAAGCGTAAACTCGTTGAATTCAAAGAATTCGAGCGCGAGTTGA
- a CDS encoding type I restriction endonuclease: MDFKDQIKQLGDRVVRLKDSIHTEEATKTALILPFLQCLGYDVFNPLEVVPEFISDIGTKKGEKVDYAILRDGGEPCMLIECKHWAQSLTLHDNQLLRYFHVTKARFGVLTNGIIYRFYTDLVESNKMDEKPFLEINMLDLKEQHVEELKKFHKSYFDVDLIVSTASELKYTSELKSLMHNEFVNPSDPLVRHFAKQVYSGQLNAKMMDYFTTLVRKSFHHTISDQITDRLKTALGQEQDAITQTVELPNPTEEKTTPAVVTTAEELEAFYVVRAILRSQIDPARIVHRDAQSYFAILLDDNNRKPICRLYFNGQKKYIALLDESKKETRFELGSLNDIFNHADAISKAISLHDSDKKA; this comes from the coding sequence ATGGATTTTAAAGATCAAATCAAGCAGTTAGGCGACAGAGTTGTCCGATTAAAAGATTCTATTCATACTGAGGAGGCTACTAAGACAGCCCTCATTTTGCCTTTTCTGCAATGTTTGGGTTATGATGTTTTTAACCCTCTCGAAGTAGTTCCTGAGTTTATTAGTGATATAGGAACAAAGAAAGGTGAAAAGGTGGATTACGCGATTCTTCGGGATGGTGGGGAGCCGTGTATGTTGATCGAATGCAAACATTGGGCGCAAAGTTTAACACTACATGATAATCAACTGCTACGCTACTTCCATGTGACAAAGGCGCGTTTTGGCGTCTTGACAAACGGAATTATATATCGGTTTTACACTGATTTGGTCGAGTCTAACAAAATGGACGAAAAGCCATTTCTGGAAATAAATATGCTCGATTTGAAGGAGCAACATGTTGAGGAATTGAAAAAATTTCACAAGTCGTACTTCGACGTTGATTTAATAGTGTCAACTGCCAGCGAGTTGAAATACACCAGCGAGTTGAAAAGCTTAATGCACAATGAATTTGTCAATCCATCTGATCCACTCGTCAGGCATTTCGCGAAACAAGTATACAGCGGTCAACTGAATGCAAAAATGATGGATTACTTTACGACATTAGTTCGTAAGTCATTCCATCACACAATATCTGATCAGATTACAGATAGGCTAAAAACAGCACTTGGGCAGGAGCAAGATGCAATCACTCAAACTGTAGAATTACCAAACCCAACAGAAGAGAAAACAACTCCTGCTGTCGTCACGACAGCAGAGGAATTAGAGGCTTTCTACGTGGTGAGGGCCATTTTGAGAAGCCAAATTGATCCTGCTCGTATTGTTCATCGGGATGCACAATCTTACTTTGCTATTTTGCTTGACGATAACAACCGGAAGCCCATTTGCAGACTATATTTCAATGGTCAGAAAAAATATATAGCATTGTTAGATGAATCGAAGAAAGAAACTCGCTTTGAACTTGGTTCATTAAACGATATTTTCAATCATGCAGATGCTATATCCAAAGCCATAAGTCTACATGACTCTGATAAAAAGGCTTAA
- the rplB gene encoding 50S ribosomal protein L2: protein MGVKKLRPVTPSTRFRVAPDFAEITTSKPERSLLEPLKRTGGRNNEGHRTMRYIGGGHKRHYRIIDFKRDKVGQPAEVLTVEYDPNRSARISLVQYADGEKRYIIAPQGITVGQTIISGEGVTPDVGNALPLSSMPLGTIVHNIELVPGKGGSMARSAGTYAQLVGREDKYAILRLPSGETRRVLSAGMATVGSVSNPDHMNVVMGKAGRNRWLGIRPRVRGVVMNPVDHPMGGGEGRASGGHPRSRNGQMAKGQKTRKRNKASNSMIISRRKK, encoded by the coding sequence ATGGGAGTTAAGAAACTGAGACCCGTAACGCCGAGTACCCGCTTTCGCGTGGCACCCGATTTTGCGGAAATAACCACCTCCAAGCCGGAAAGAAGCCTGCTGGAGCCCCTGAAGAGAACCGGTGGCCGAAACAACGAAGGCCACCGCACTATGCGCTACATTGGTGGAGGTCATAAGCGGCACTACCGCATTATTGATTTCAAGCGCGATAAAGTCGGCCAACCTGCCGAAGTTTTGACTGTCGAGTACGATCCCAACCGTTCGGCCCGCATCTCATTGGTGCAATACGCCGATGGCGAGAAACGCTACATCATTGCCCCACAGGGGATCACCGTTGGTCAAACGATCATATCGGGTGAAGGCGTTACTCCAGATGTAGGTAATGCTTTGCCGTTAAGCTCGATGCCGTTGGGTACGATTGTGCATAACATTGAACTTGTGCCGGGCAAAGGTGGCTCGATGGCCCGTTCGGCTGGCACATATGCTCAACTCGTGGGCCGCGAAGATAAGTACGCTATCCTGCGTTTGCCTTCGGGCGAGACCCGTCGGGTACTGAGTGCCGGTATGGCTACGGTTGGTTCGGTATCGAACCCCGACCACATGAACGTGGTGATGGGTAAAGCGGGCCGAAATCGCTGGTTAGGCATCCGCCCCCGCGTTCGTGGTGTGGTAATGAACCCTGTCGATCACCCGATGGGTGGTGGCGAAGGCCGGGCTTCGGGTGGTCACCCGCGTTCGCGCAACGGTCAGATGGCGAAAGGTCAGAAGACCCGCAAGAGGAATAAGGCTTCAAACAGCATGATCATTAGCCGACGCAAAAAGTAA